The following are encoded together in the Pedobacter steynii genome:
- a CDS encoding RagB/SusD family nutrient uptake outer membrane protein: protein MKRIKNIITGLSLVVIIASCSKSIETEPLERIGEDLVFDQIDKNADYAKQFLNGTYLQLPDGYNRVFGNFLDVGTDDAVSSENGSIVEGFRTGLVSGQNVPDNTWARNYTGIRRANMFLSKIDLVPTTPELKIQWKAEARFLRAYFYFELVKRWAGVPLVGDKIFGLNDNVNLKRNTADECYDYILSEIEAVKNLLLPETVTDQNIGRANKGAALALKSRILLYRASPLLNHNADPQKWTAAANAAKDVMELGSYGLGTDFIALFNAVKNKEIIFMKEQAQNQSVELSNGPIGYTEGNGTTSPTQNLVDAFPMKNGKMPQESGSGYDAADPYKNRDPRFGATIMFNTTQWLSRPLETFNGGLDRPGGSRTQTKTGYYLRKFMGKFENSGTYSNQNHHVILFRYAEILLNYAEAMNELNGPVNEVLDAIKAIRKRAGITAGTDDRYGIAAGITKDQMRKLIINERRIEMAFEEQRFWDIRRWKIAEQVLNSPLKGMNIVKNVDGTFSYTILDIAPAVFDASKNYLFPIPYSEIQTNPNMTQNPGYTY from the coding sequence ATGAAGCGTATAAAAAATATAATTACAGGGCTGAGCTTGGTTGTCATCATAGCTTCCTGTTCCAAATCAATCGAAACCGAACCCCTGGAAAGAATAGGAGAAGATCTGGTTTTTGATCAAATAGATAAGAATGCAGATTATGCCAAGCAGTTTCTCAATGGTACCTATCTGCAATTGCCTGATGGATACAACAGGGTATTTGGGAACTTTCTGGATGTAGGTACCGATGATGCGGTATCCTCAGAGAATGGGAGTATCGTGGAGGGCTTCAGAACCGGACTGGTTTCGGGACAGAATGTGCCTGACAATACCTGGGCAAGAAATTATACTGGTATCCGCAGGGCAAACATGTTCCTGAGTAAAATAGACCTGGTACCTACTACACCTGAACTGAAAATACAATGGAAAGCAGAAGCGCGTTTCCTTCGTGCTTACTTTTATTTTGAACTGGTGAAAAGATGGGCTGGTGTGCCATTGGTCGGTGATAAAATATTTGGTCTTAATGATAACGTCAACCTGAAGAGAAATACAGCGGATGAATGTTATGATTATATCCTTTCAGAAATTGAGGCGGTAAAAAATCTTTTATTACCGGAAACAGTCACAGACCAGAACATCGGAAGAGCAAATAAAGGAGCGGCACTGGCTTTAAAATCACGCATTCTTTTGTATCGTGCAAGCCCTTTATTAAATCACAACGCTGATCCGCAAAAATGGACAGCTGCCGCAAATGCTGCAAAGGACGTGATGGAATTGGGCAGCTATGGACTGGGAACAGATTTTATAGCCTTGTTCAATGCGGTGAAGAATAAGGAAATCATTTTCATGAAAGAACAGGCGCAGAACCAGAGTGTTGAGCTCAGTAATGGGCCAATCGGGTATACGGAGGGGAATGGAACCACCAGTCCTACGCAAAACCTGGTAGATGCATTCCCGATGAAAAACGGCAAAATGCCACAGGAATCAGGTTCAGGATATGATGCCGCTGATCCTTATAAAAACAGAGATCCAAGATTTGGAGCAACGATTATGTTCAACACGACCCAGTGGCTGAGCAGACCTCTAGAGACTTTTAATGGTGGTCTGGACCGCCCGGGAGGAAGCAGAACGCAAACAAAAACAGGTTATTACCTGCGTAAATTTATGGGTAAGTTCGAAAATTCAGGTACCTATAGCAACCAGAATCACCATGTAATTCTGTTCCGTTATGCAGAAATCTTATTGAATTATGCAGAAGCAATGAACGAGCTCAATGGCCCGGTTAACGAAGTACTGGATGCCATAAAAGCGATCCGCAAAAGGGCAGGGATTACTGCCGGAACCGACGACAGGTATGGAATTGCCGCAGGCATCACAAAAGACCAGATGCGCAAGCTTATCATCAATGAACGCCGCATAGAAATGGCTTTCGAGGAGCAAAGGTTCTGGGACATCAGGAGATGGAAAATCGCGGAACAGGTGTTGAATAGCCCGCTGAAAGGGATGAATATTGTTAAAAATGTAGACGGGACTTTTAGCTATACCATATTGGATATTGCACCCGCCGTTTTCGATGCGTCGAAAAACTACCTTTTCCCGATTCCTTATTCGGAAATCCAGACCAATCCAAACATGACTCAAAATCCAGGATATACGTATTAA